ATATGTCCCTATAAAGTTACTTTAATGTGATTCTCAGTGAATATGTTTAACCTAGATAATGCTATGTTATTCAGAATAAGTTATGGACCCATGCTAAACTGGACTGGAGCTTTTACTTTGGTCATTAAGGACATCTGTCTGGATGATTTTGGAGAGAATGCAAAAAGCAGGCACACCATGGTACATTCACACCCTTAAACAGCCACTGAGCGATGTGCTGAGATTAGACTGCATGCAGGCTTCCAATGGAACTACACCTGTCCAAACTCAGAGCCTTAAGCTAAGAAGATTCCTTGGGTAGGTGGAAATGCTGAGCATCAATCCACATCAACATTTGTGAAATCCTTGTTAGTTCACTGCACTGTCAGTCTGCAGCATCCTTGCATGTttcttttaagttttaagttaTGCCACTTACACACACATTTGCAACTTCCTCACTTTGTGCTTCCTGACATACCACATTCTGCAAACCGTCAACCATCAATGGACCCCTCTACCTTGTTCTTGCCTGTGTTTCTGAGGTCACTCATATAGTAAAAGCCAACAAAACTCTATTTACTTTCTAAATGCGTGatcctggtcttattgtgaacaattcattcATTGCACTTTACTTAGGCCACTCAGGCTATTGCATAATGCTAACCAATAGCTATTCTAGTTTTCAGTGCCTACCTTCACCATATAGTCCCACTGTACATTTTTTCCTTGCATATCCTGTTTTGTCTGGAAATGCATCACAGCATGGAAGTAAACCAGCAATTCCTGTTGACTTCAAGGCCTAAACTATATATAACCTTGCTGTAGATGACTGAAGAATGGAGATTTCCAAGGATGAGAATTACTCCTCACAAAATCAGAACACACAGCCCCTTCCTTTCCTACTTGCTTAAGGCAATGCCTCCCATATGAACACAGGACCTTTCTCAGATTGAACCAGTTTGCTTGTGTGTTATCAGCACTGAGGTCACCTCTCATGTTAAGGCACACAGGACACTGCACATGATGAGGGCAGATGAAGGAAGAAGACTGTGCAGGAGCAGGAATGTATGAGTTCACACAGGCAGAAAGTGAATGGAAACATAAAGGGTCACAACAGCACAGATCAGGAGCCCAGAGCAAGCACAGAGCAGGGGGTGAAACAGCCACTTCAGTCACTTCACTACATTCAACACAGCCCACAACACTCTTCAGCAGAGCACAGCCAAACATACAGGATGTTTAAGCCAgccttattattatatatatatatatatttttttttttaaacttaaatacaGTCGTAGAAAAATCCACATATCTGTCATCAAAGTTGATAGATTTCTTAATGTTTCAACACTGTATGTACCattgaacatgaaataaaaacataaaatatttatatttatttatatatatatatatatatatatatatatatatatatatatatatatatatatataactgtactAATGCATGACTCTCACTAtgagatttttttctttacagaTACAAACTTCCCTCATGCTTACAATATACACATACCATACTATTATTTCATATAcagttattattgttttcatattattttactagtcattGCTCATGGTAGATAGCGATATTCCATAGACAGAGAGATGAGCTTTATGTATTAAAACCTAGCCTCTGTTCTCCGCCCTCTGCTCTGTCTTTGATTTTTAAAGCCCTGGATGGCTTTCTGCCCAGTCCTGAGGTACATCAGCTTGGGTTTGTGCAAACCAACTCGGAGGGAGAGAGGAGAGATAGGTGTTTTATGGTGATGGGGAAGGGAGGAGAAAAGAGGGGTGAGAGGAGCCAGAGTTGAGGATTAGGAAGGGATAGGTGGGTATGTTGTTGGTCATTGTGCCCTTGTGCTCTCCCGGGGCCCTGAGGTTGTGCCACATAGACACAGGCTGTGCTCTTCACTCCAGCATGGCATCCAGCTGGTCGGCCAGGTCATCGAACATGCTGCCGATGTCGTCTAGGATGCTCACTGTGCTCTTGTTTTCAGCCAATGAGCTGTGAATCAAAAACCACACTTAAATATGAttttgaatttacaaaaaaaaattgctgcaaTGACAAAAATAGGTCTTTGCTTCATAATAACCAAAGATGTGTACCCAAAACTGCTGACTTGATTTGAAGATCAGTTGACTTGTGACTAGAAAAATACTAGAAACTACttcaaattaaatgttaatcTGAGACTAGATGCCATCACAGACTAGATTCTTACCGGTCTATTATGTcactgaaaacagtttttgcatgTTTCATGACACTCACTCTTTTTGCCCATCCTCCTTGATCTTCTCTTCTACTGCCTGCAGGGCTGCAGCCAGCGAGGCACTGGTCTCCTCTATCTTCTGGTGCACTGCATCTACTGTCACTACCCCTGCGACAAACGCTGATCCAGCTGAACTGTCCATGGACACCCCACTGATTGAAGAGCGAGGGGGCTTCACAGGTGGGGGTGTAGGGGTGGGAGTTGGGGGACCTGATGTATGGGGAGTTTGGGGTGTCTGTGGGGTTTGGGGAGTTTGGGGTGTCAGTGGGGTTTGGGGAGTTTGGGGTGTCTGTGGGGTTTGGGGTGTCCGAGGTGTCTGTGGGGTGTGAGGAGACTGGGGTGTGTGTGGGATCTGCGCACTCAAGGCTGGTGGGGTTGTAGCCTTGACAGGGTGGTTGTTCTGGGCAGAAGCTGTGCTTGCTATTCTGGTGACAGTCTGCTTGACTGGAGAGGGTGTTGGAGTGGGGTTAGGTGTTGCATTTAAAGACTGCAGAACATTTTTGGATGGTTTGGGAGCTGTGGGTGGAGGTGTAGGTTTTGGTAAAATTGGAGGAGGTACTTTCTTTCCTTCAACTGTAAATAGAAGAGAAAAGAGATAGGGAAAGAGATGGGAGAAGAGACTGAGCGGCTTTTGATGCAACAAGGTCTAAATGCTACAGGGTTTTACGGGATACTCACATAATTGTGTAAAGACAGGGCAAGTGAAAGGGCCACACTGTGTAGTACCTGGGCTGCCAGGTGCCCCAGTTGGTCCAGGAAATGGGGCTTTCTTGGTGATGGCAGCCGGTGGTCCTTGTTTCTTCATGTGCTGGGCCAGAACAGGTTTGGGGGACACCGGAGGTTTGATGGACTTACGAGGGGTACTCTCAGTAACATGGCCTTCCAGGTCTGCACTGTCTCGACGGGGTGAGTTCTCAGGATGTTCCTGTGGCCTGGGCTGTTCTGAAACAGTCACCTCTGACACAGGGCGCCTTTTAATGGTGCCAGTCCCATTCTCATATGGTACAGGCATCTGCCCATCCTGAACTTCTTCTGTATCTTTGTCTTTGCTCTTTGGGCGGCGCTTAACTGTATTTGACTCTGTGAGATGGAACTTGGTGCCATTTGGTTGCTGCTTGGTGCTCCTTTTCAGCGAGGCTGTGGCATCCACACGTGAAGGATTCTCCTGGGGTAAAGAGTATGACATTTCTAGTCCCTCCTCAGTCTCATCTTTGCCCTGTCTAGGTCTTTGTTTGATGGTGAGGTTTCCATCCTCAGCAAATGGAAGGTTCTCTGCTGAGCTCCCACTAGAGCTTGGCTGTGTTTCATTGCGTTGTCTATCCTGGACTGGCTCCGGCTGTGGTCTTCGCTTGGCAGCTGCTACTAACTCAGTGACAGGCCCACTAATAGTCCTGCGACGGTTCACTACTTCTCCATCCAGTCCAATGGCATCACGCTGCTTTGCTACTGCAGAACCCACCTGTAGAGAAACAATCTTGTTTTACTACACCAGATATTGCTAACAGACATTTTTATGATAAATACTATGACAACCACCTTACCTGGAGATAGTGGCCTGCAGATTTCTGTAAAGCAAGACCCTTGGGACCCCCACCAATGGAGGACATTTCCAACATAGCCGCAATACTCCTAACACTACCAGCACTCCCCGAGTCTACAGTGCCACCCAGGTCACTTGCACGTCTTTGTGGTTGGTAGGGAACCTCCAGAAGTGGTCCACTGCTCATCTCCTTGGGCACTTCTGTCAGATTATTACTGGAGCTTGAGATGGCTGAACTAGAGCGTTTGGGGGGAGGTGGAGGAGGACCTTTCTTCTTCTGTCTGAGTGCAAAGGACTGGCTTCGGTTGACATTTTTGTCTGCCTGCCCTTTCATTGAGTTGCTGCGAACCACCCGGTGCTGTACTGTAGCATACTTTCCTCCTAAATCTGGCACATTTAGCTCGTCCCGCTCCTGCTCACCATCAGACACAGCATAGCGATTCAGGCTGTGGGTACGTTTCTTAGGCAGACCGTACTCATCGCAGGCTTCATTGCCTTCTGGAGGCAGACACAGAAGTGGTACTGAGACAGCAGGTCCTTGGGGTGCAGCTTCCATAGTTTCCACAAGCTGGGCAGCTGGGTGTGAATGGGACCTTTGAGTGGGGGATTGGGGATGAGCACGAGGTGTCATGGGCTTTTCAGTCTGCTGATGCAGCTGAGAACTAGGTTTTTGTTTACCTGGTGCGTTGCTTATGGTCTGTGAGGTGGGAGGTTTTGTTTTGGTGGGCGTTTGTGGAGGAGTATAGGGTGGTCCTGTCCCTTGGGGATAAGACTGACGTGGTTTTGCATGCGCCGATGAGACACTTCTCTGGCCCCCCTGGCTGCTCTGGCGCATGGTACGTGCTTCCTTTTTGGGTGGCCCACTAGGCTCCTCTGTGTCTCGGCTCTTGTTCATACTGCTCTCATGCAGACTGTGGGCTCGATGTTGTGCTCCCAGACTGCTGTTGGTTCTCATTTCTGAGACATCCTGCACATCAACAGGGCGTGTAAGAGCAGCCTGTAACTCCCCACTCAGTTCACCGTCCTGGAAAGTGCTCATTTTAGGGGACATACACTCTCCGCTGTCGTGGGGTGGGCTCTCAATAGCCATCACCTCCTGAGTGGCTGGGGGCTTTTTACGCAGTGTATTGCGACCGTCAGAGGCCTTCTGGATCTCTGCCAGCTTCTTCACTGcaagcataagcttcttctggtgtCCTAGGCAAATTAGGTTAGAGAAAGAGAGTAAACCACTATGGTCTAGGCAGTTTGGAAAGAACAGAAGTTTGTGTGTGAAATCACTTTAACAATATGGATCCCAGTCCACTATCCATCTTACCAAGTTTTGAAATGCCAATCTCCTGAAGGTCCTCCCACGTGATGTCAGTAATAAACTCAATGTTTTCGTATCCATTTTGGACTAAGACTTGGTGATATTGACTCAACCCAATCATAGCTAACCACTCTCCAAGATTCGCCTACagattaaatgcaaataaaaacaaattaacatcTGGATgtatttgaatgtgtgtgtgtgtgtgtggttgtgtgttaaACTTACCGGTTTTTTGTCAGGAAGCCACTCATTAACAGTGATCTTATTGATCTCTGTGGTTATCTTCTTTCGATGTCCTGGTTTGGTTACCCCAATAGCTGTTaaatcctgaaaataaatataGGAGGCCCTAAACCAGCCAATCACATTTCAGCACGCTAAGACcttcatgcacacatacacactaaatCAATTGGCATATATGTTATGCATATGAACATATACACAAAAAtccacaatataatatataaaatatattttatataaaatatattttatgtatatgtaattttgttttatataacaaaatgacatatacacataaaatagaaaacatcagACATATTAAAAACTCCAAGTGCCAGGATGACAGAAGCagatgcaaaatgaaaaaaatagaaaacaaatagaaaattggaaaggaaaaaaaaaaaataatattgtaacgTGAGGAAAAGAAGCCTTTTCAGAGTACCCCCAAACATAACTACATAAACATATCCTAACTGATTATGTCCACAGTGTTTCAACAGTACACCCCTGTTAATTGTGCTTTCAGCAATGACACTATGTAAATCCTATGAAGTCCTATTAAGTATGAGTAGATGAGCTTGCTTACAGGAATTCAAATTCCTTGAAGATTAATTTCAGGTTTAGTAACAATTTTGATTTAGTAACAGACTTACATTCtataatatacataaaatgaCCGGTAATACTTCTcctacaaaatatgaaatatgttcaccagatatatattttaaatgcttttgactTTAATCATATACATAAAATTACATAGCTCACAACAGCATGTACATTAATCACAACATATGCTTAAGTAATTATGTGATTCATCAGGATACCAACATAACATGTCTGGGGGGATTTTCTGGGTAAGATTTTCCAACTTGCCGTGGGCAAAATTCAGACTCTCATTAAACCTGTGTGCTTCTGGCACATTGGTAgcaattttatttgaaattttgggGAGGCTTTGCTGGTTGATGCGCTTCTTTTCTGTGCTTTGAGTGGGTCTGTGGGTGTTACATTTAGGGTAGAGGGAAGTGATGTGAATAGTTTAGAGTGGCTTAAGGGAATGGGCTGGGGGGA
The sequence above is a segment of the Carassius carassius chromosome 9, fCarCar2.1, whole genome shotgun sequence genome. Coding sequences within it:
- the LOC132149268 gene encoding caskin-1-like isoform X3, whose amino-acid sequence is MGKDQELLQAVKTEDLMTVQKLLQRPKPGKAKLLGSAKKVNVNFQDTDGFSPLHHAALNGNVEVISLLLESQVIVDIRDQKGMRPLHYAAWQGKSEPMKLLLKSGSSVNSQSDEGQIPLHLAAQHGHYDVSEMLLQHQSNPCIVDNGGRTPLDLACEFGRVGVVQLLLSSNMCAALLEPKPGDSTDPNGTSPLHLAAKNGHIDIIRLLIQAGIDINRQTKAGTALHEAALCGKTDVVRLLLDSGINATVRNTYSQTALDIVYQFTATQASREIKQMLRGKKNDASAALQVRALKDYSNNYDLTSLNIKAGNVITVLEQHSDGRWKGCIHDNRTGNDRVGYFPSSLVEVISKRPGTAGSWSTVTCTQQYQKIRLCAPVCGPVSPAVAMVNGDSYHEIHILPPPPPPPPHSHLPLFTSFGYNRSPNTSGEPHSGQETKNDQDLASSRGSESSPHGSPTPAGGPQGGSSEEIWVLRKPVAGGDRSSVGSSGSVASARSSGSGQSAGSSNILHAQAEGVKLLATVLSQSAKAKEHLLEQTKSLDHPSHASSNKGSSSRSQSLSSCPLHEQPYGEAVSQRKGEALPEMKSSEAVIEWLSEFQLQVYAPNFVTAGYDIPTISRMTPEDLTAIGVTKPGHRKKITTEINKITVNEWLPDKKPANLGEWLAMIGLSQYHQVLVQNGYENIEFITDITWEDLQEIGISKLGHQKKLMLAVKKLAEIQKASDGRNTLRKKPPATQEVMAIESPPHDSGECMSPKMSTFQDGELSGELQAALTRPVDVQDVSEMRTNSSLGAQHRAHSLHESSMNKSRDTEEPSGPPKKEARTMRQSSQGGQRSVSSAHAKPRQSYPQGTGPPYTPPQTPTKTKPPTSQTISNAPGKQKPSSQLHQQTEKPMTPRAHPQSPTQRSHSHPAAQLVETMEAAPQGPAVSVPLLCLPPEGNEACDEYGLPKKRTHSLNRYAVSDGEQERDELNVPDLGGKYATVQHRVVRSNSMKGQADKNVNRSQSFALRQKKKGPPPPPPKRSSSAISSSSNNLTEVPKEMSSGPLLEVPYQPQRRASDLGGTVDSGSAGSVRSIAAMLEMSSIGGGPKGLALQKSAGHYLQVGSAVAKQRDAIGLDGEVVNRRRTISGPVTELVAAAKRRPQPEPVQDRQRNETQPSSSGSSAENLPFAEDGNLTIKQRPRQGKDETEEGLEMSYSLPQENPSRVDATASLKRSTKQQPNGTKFHLTESNTVKRRPKSKDKDTEEVQDGQMPVPYENGTGTIKRRPVSEVTVSEQPRPQEHPENSPRRDSADLEGHVTESTPRKSIKPPVSPKPVLAQHMKKQGPPAAITKKAPFPGPTGAPGSPGTTQCGPFTCPVFTQLFEGKKVPPPILPKPTPPPTAPKPSKNVLQSLNATPNPTPTPSPVKQTVTRIASTASAQNNHPVKATTPPALSAQIPHTPQSPHTPQTPRTPQTPQTPQTPQTPLTPQTPQTPQTPQTPHTSGPPTPTPTPPPVKPPRSSISGVSMDSSAGSAFVAGVVTVDAVHQKIEETSASLAAALQAVEEKIKEDGQKDSLAENKSTVSILDDIGSMFDDLADQLDAMLE
- the LOC132149268 gene encoding caskin-1-like isoform X5 — translated: MGKDQELLQAVKTEDLMTVQKLLQRPKPGKAKLLGSAKKVNVNFQDTDGFSPLHHAALNGNVEVISLLLESQVIVDIRDQKGMRPLHYAAWQGKSEPMKLLLKSGSSVNSQSDEGQIPLHLAAQHGHYDVSEMLLQHQSNPCIVDNGGRTPLDLACEFGRVGVVQLLLSSNMCAALLEPKPGDSTDPNGTSPLHLAAKNGHIDIIRLLIQAGIDINRQTKAGTALHEAALCGKTDVVRLLLDSGINATVRNTYSQTALDIVYQFTATQASREIKQMLRGKKNDASAALQVRALKDYSNNYDLTSLNIKAGNVITVLEQHSDGRWKGCIHDNRTGNDRVGYFPSSLVEVISKRPGTAGKRGQQAGSWSTVTCTQQYQKIRLCAPVCGPVSPAVAMVNGDSYHEIHILPPPPPPPPHSHLPLFTSFGYNRSPNTSGEPHSGQETKNDQDLASSRGSESSPHGSPTPAGGPQGGSSEEIWVLRKPVAGGDRSSVGSSGSVASARSSGSGQSAGSSNILHAQAEGVKLLATVLSQSAKAKEHLLEQTKSLDHPSHASSNKGSSSRSQSLSSCPLHEQPYGEAVSQRKGEALPEMKSSEAVIEWLSEFQLQVYAPNFVTAGYDIPTISRMTPEDLTAIGVTKPGHRKKITTEINKITVNEWLPDKKPANLGEWLAMIGLSQYHQVLVQNGYENIEFITDITWEDLQEIGISKLGHQKKLMLAVKKLAEIQKASDGRNTLRKKPPATQEVMAIESPPHDSGECMSPKMSTFQDGELSGELQAALTRPVDVQDVSEMRTNSSLGAQHRAHSLHESSMNKSRDTEEPSGPPKKEARTMRQSSQGGQRSVSSAHAKPRQSYPQGTGPPYTPPQTPTKTKPPTSQTISNAPGKQKPSSQLHQQTEKPMTPRAHPQSPTQRSHSHPAAQLVETMEAAPQGPAVSVPLLCLPPEGNEACDEYGLPKKRTHSLNRYAVSDGEQERDELNVPDLGGKYATVQHRVVRSNSMKGQADKNVNRSQSFALRQKKKGPPPPPPKRSSSAISSSSNNLTEVPKEMSSGPLLEVPYQPQRRASDLGGTVDSGSAGSVRSIAAMLEMSSIGGGPKGLALQKSAGHYLQVGSAVAKQRDAIGLDGEVVNRRRTISGPVTELVAAAKRRPQPEPVQDRQRNETQPSSSGSSAENLPFAEDGNLTIKQRPRQGKDETEEGLEMSYSLPQENPSRVDATASLKRSTKQQPNGTKFHLTESNTVKRRPKSKDKDTEEVQDGQMPVPYENGTGTIKRRPVSEVTVSEQPRPQEHPENSPRRDSADLEGHVTESTPRKSIKPPVSPKPVLAQHMKKQGPPAAITKKAPFPGPTGAPGSPVEGKKVPPPILPKPTPPPTAPKPSKNVLQSLNATPNPTPTPSPVKQTVTRIASTASAQNNHPVKATTPPALSAQIPHTPQSPHTPQTPRTPQTPQTPQTPQTPLTPQTPQTPQTPQTPHTSGPPTPTPTPPPVKPPRSSISGVSMDSSAGSAFVAGVVTVDAVHQKIEETSASLAAALQAVEEKIKEDGQKDSLAENKSTVSILDDIGSMFDDLADQLDAMLE
- the LOC132149268 gene encoding caskin-1-like isoform X1, translating into MGKDQELLQAVKTEDLMTVQKLLQRPKPGKAKLLGSAKKVNVNFQDTDGFSPLHHAALNGNVEVISLLLESQVIVDIRDQKGMRPLHYAAWQGKSEPMKLLLKSGSSVNSQSDEGQIPLHLAAQHGHYDVSEMLLQHQSNPCIVDNGGRTPLDLACEFGRVGVVQLLLSSNMCAALLEPKPGDSTDPNGTSPLHLAAKNGHIDIIRLLIQAGIDINRQTKAGTALHEAALCGKTDVVRLLLDSGINATVRNTYSQTALDIVYQFTATQASREIKQMLRGKKNDASAALQVRALKDYSNNYDLTSLNIKAGNVITVLEQHSDGRWKGCIHDNRTGNDRVGYFPSSLVEVISKRPGTAGKRGQQAGSWSTVTCTQQYQKIRLCAPVCGPVSPAVAMVNGDSYHEIHILPPPPPPPPHSHLPLFTSFGYNRSPNTSGEPHSGQETKNDQDLASSRGSESSPHGSPTPAGGPQGGSSEEIWVLRKPVAGGDRSSVGSSGSVASARSSGSGQSAGSSNILHAQAEGVKLLATVLSQSAKAKEHLLEQTKSLDHPSHASSNKGSSSRSQSLSSCPLHEQPYGEAVSQRKGEALPEMKSSEAVIEWLSEFQLQVYAPNFVTAGYDIPTISRMTPEDLTAIGVTKPGHRKKITTEINKITVNEWLPDKKPANLGEWLAMIGLSQYHQVLVQNGYENIEFITDITWEDLQEIGISKLGHQKKLMLAVKKLAEIQKASDGRNTLRKKPPATQEVMAIESPPHDSGECMSPKMSTFQDGELSGELQAALTRPVDVQDVSEMRTNSSLGAQHRAHSLHESSMNKSRDTEEPSGPPKKEARTMRQSSQGGQRSVSSAHAKPRQSYPQGTGPPYTPPQTPTKTKPPTSQTISNAPGKQKPSSQLHQQTEKPMTPRAHPQSPTQRSHSHPAAQLVETMEAAPQGPAVSVPLLCLPPEGNEACDEYGLPKKRTHSLNRYAVSDGEQERDELNVPDLGGKYATVQHRVVRSNSMKGQADKNVNRSQSFALRQKKKGPPPPPPKRSSSAISSSSNNLTEVPKEMSSGPLLEVPYQPQRRASDLGGTVDSGSAGSVRSIAAMLEMSSIGGGPKGLALQKSAGHYLQVGSAVAKQRDAIGLDGEVVNRRRTISGPVTELVAAAKRRPQPEPVQDRQRNETQPSSSGSSAENLPFAEDGNLTIKQRPRQGKDETEEGLEMSYSLPQENPSRVDATASLKRSTKQQPNGTKFHLTESNTVKRRPKSKDKDTEEVQDGQMPVPYENGTGTIKRRPVSEVTVSEQPRPQEHPENSPRRDSADLEGHVTESTPRKSIKPPVSPKPVLAQHMKKQGPPAAITKKAPFPGPTGAPGSPGTTQCGPFTCPVFTQLFEGKKVPPPILPKPTPPPTAPKPSKNVLQSLNATPNPTPTPSPVKQTVTRIASTASAQNNHPVKATTPPALSAQIPHTPQSPHTPQTPRTPQTPQTPQTPQTPLTPQTPQTPQTPQTPHTSGPPTPTPTPPPVKPPRSSISGVSMDSSAGSAFVAGVVTVDAVHQKIEETSASLAAALQAVEEKIKEDGQKDSLAENKSTVSILDDIGSMFDDLADQLDAMLE
- the LOC132149268 gene encoding caskin-1-like isoform X2, with translation MGKDQELLQAVKTEDLMTVQKLLQRPKPGKAKLLGSAKKVNVNFQDTDGFSPLHHAALNGNVEVISLLLESQVIVDIRDQKGMRPLHYAAWQGKSEPMKLLLKSGSSVNSQSDEGQIPLHLAAQHGHYDVSEMLLQHQSNPCIVDNGGRTPLDLACEFGRVGVVQLLLSSNMCAALLEPKPGDSTDPNGTSPLHLAAKNGHIDIIRLLIQAGIDINRQTKAGTALHEAALCGKTDVVRLLLDSGINATVRNTYSQTALDIVYQFTATQASREIKQMLRDASAALQVRALKDYSNNYDLTSLNIKAGNVITVLEQHSDGRWKGCIHDNRTGNDRVGYFPSSLVEVISKRPGTAGKRGQQAGSWSTVTCTQQYQKIRLCAPVCGPVSPAVAMVNGDSYHEIHILPPPPPPPPHSHLPLFTSFGYNRSPNTSGEPHSGQETKNDQDLASSRGSESSPHGSPTPAGGPQGGSSEEIWVLRKPVAGGDRSSVGSSGSVASARSSGSGQSAGSSNILHAQAEGVKLLATVLSQSAKAKEHLLEQTKSLDHPSHASSNKGSSSRSQSLSSCPLHEQPYGEAVSQRKGEALPEMKSSEAVIEWLSEFQLQVYAPNFVTAGYDIPTISRMTPEDLTAIGVTKPGHRKKITTEINKITVNEWLPDKKPANLGEWLAMIGLSQYHQVLVQNGYENIEFITDITWEDLQEIGISKLGHQKKLMLAVKKLAEIQKASDGRNTLRKKPPATQEVMAIESPPHDSGECMSPKMSTFQDGELSGELQAALTRPVDVQDVSEMRTNSSLGAQHRAHSLHESSMNKSRDTEEPSGPPKKEARTMRQSSQGGQRSVSSAHAKPRQSYPQGTGPPYTPPQTPTKTKPPTSQTISNAPGKQKPSSQLHQQTEKPMTPRAHPQSPTQRSHSHPAAQLVETMEAAPQGPAVSVPLLCLPPEGNEACDEYGLPKKRTHSLNRYAVSDGEQERDELNVPDLGGKYATVQHRVVRSNSMKGQADKNVNRSQSFALRQKKKGPPPPPPKRSSSAISSSSNNLTEVPKEMSSGPLLEVPYQPQRRASDLGGTVDSGSAGSVRSIAAMLEMSSIGGGPKGLALQKSAGHYLQVGSAVAKQRDAIGLDGEVVNRRRTISGPVTELVAAAKRRPQPEPVQDRQRNETQPSSSGSSAENLPFAEDGNLTIKQRPRQGKDETEEGLEMSYSLPQENPSRVDATASLKRSTKQQPNGTKFHLTESNTVKRRPKSKDKDTEEVQDGQMPVPYENGTGTIKRRPVSEVTVSEQPRPQEHPENSPRRDSADLEGHVTESTPRKSIKPPVSPKPVLAQHMKKQGPPAAITKKAPFPGPTGAPGSPGTTQCGPFTCPVFTQLFEGKKVPPPILPKPTPPPTAPKPSKNVLQSLNATPNPTPTPSPVKQTVTRIASTASAQNNHPVKATTPPALSAQIPHTPQSPHTPQTPRTPQTPQTPQTPQTPLTPQTPQTPQTPQTPHTSGPPTPTPTPPPVKPPRSSISGVSMDSSAGSAFVAGVVTVDAVHQKIEETSASLAAALQAVEEKIKEDGQKDSLAENKSTVSILDDIGSMFDDLADQLDAMLE
- the LOC132149268 gene encoding caskin-1-like isoform X12, translated to MGKDQELLQAVKTEDLMTVQKLLQRPKPGKAKLLGSAKKVNVNFQDTDGFSPLHHAALNGNVEVISLLLESQVIVDIRDQKGMRPLHYAAWQGKSEPMKLLLKSGSSVNSQSDEGQIPLHLAAQHGHYDVSEMLLQHQSNPCIVDNGGRTPLDLACEFGRVGVVQLLLSSNMCAALLEPKPGDSTDPNGTSPLHLAAKNGHIDIIRLLIQAGIDINRQTKAGTALHEAALCGKTDVVRLLLDSGINATVRNTYSQTALDIVYQFTATQASREIKQMLRDASAALQVRALKDYSNNYDLTSLNIKAGNVITVLEQHSDGRWKGCIHDNRTGNDRVGYFPSSLVEVISKRPGTAGSWSTVTCTQQYQKIRLCAPVCGPVSPAVAMVNGDSYHEIHILPPPPPPPPHSHLPLFTSFGYNRSPNTSGEPHSGQGSRGSESSPHGSPTPAGGPQGGSSEEIWVLRKPVAGGDRSSVGSSGSVASARSSGSGQSAGSSNILHAQAEGVKLLATVLSQSAKAKEHLLEQTKSLDHPSHASSNKGSSSRSQSLSSCPLHEQPYGEAVSQRKGEALPEMKSSEAVIEWLSEFQLQVYAPNFVTAGYDIPTISRMTPEDLTAIGVTKPGHRKKITTEINKITVNEWLPDKKPANLGEWLAMIGLSQYHQVLVQNGYENIEFITDITWEDLQEIGISKLGHQKKLMLAVKKLAEIQKASDGRNTLRKKPPATQEVMAIESPPHDSGECMSPKMSTFQDGELSGELQAALTRPVDVQDVSEMRTNSSLGAQHRAHSLHESSMNKSRDTEEPSGPPKKEARTMRQSSQGGQRSVSSAHAKPRQSYPQGTGPPYTPPQTPTKTKPPTSQTISNAPGKQKPSSQLHQQTEKPMTPRAHPQSPTQRSHSHPAAQLVETMEAAPQGPAVSVPLLCLPPEGNEACDEYGLPKKRTHSLNRYAVSDGEQERDELNVPDLGGKYATVQHRVVRSNSMKGQADKNVNRSQSFALRQKKKGPPPPPPKRSSSAISSSSNNLTEVPKEMSSGPLLEVPYQPQRRASDLGGTVDSGSAGSVRSIAAMLEMSSIGGGPKGLALQKSAGHYLQVGSAVAKQRDAIGLDGEVVNRRRTISGPVTELVAAAKRRPQPEPVQDRQRNETQPSSSGSSAENLPFAEDGNLTIKQRPRQGKDETEEGLEMSYSLPQENPSRVDATASLKRSTKQQPNGTKFHLTESNTVKRRPKSKDKDTEEVQDGQMPVPYENGTGTIKRRPVSEVTVSEQPRPQEHPENSPRRDSADLEGHVTESTPRKSIKPPVSPKPVLAQHMKKQGPPAAITKKAPFPGPTGAPGSPVEGKKVPPPILPKPTPPPTAPKPSKNVLQSLNATPNPTPTPSPVKQTVTRIASTASAQNNHPVKATTPPALSAQIPHTPQSPHTPQTPRTPQTPQTPQTPQTPLTPQTPQTPQTPQTPHTSGPPTPTPTPPPVKPPRSSISGVSMDSSAGSAFVAGVVTVDAVHQKIEETSASLAAALQAVEEKIKEDGQKDSLAENKSTVSILDDIGSMFDDLADQLDAMLE